The following are encoded together in the Methanosarcina flavescens genome:
- a CDS encoding response regulator has protein sequence MSKAAALSVKESAEDLQEELEMPEVYLPREEDSKQELVLVVEDDKSSNKLLSVIIKDAGYSVATLYSGKNVLRVAKNLKPDIITLDVFLPDTNGGLVLKQLKNDPHTASILVFIIPMTNNNELGITLGATYSFTKPIKRVELVNSLKEITGKFRFEFPKVLIVDDDGYTVELLSSMIESEGFEVIKAYSGREGLQKLFSNPQPDILIVDLMMPEISGFDLISSMRADIRTKDIPLIVCTSSELTGKNLEELNNELKSYLISIMKKGTFGRKELINRIEQLAMLKRLNDEENPYCRR, from the coding sequence AGAACTCGAGATGCCCGAAGTCTACTTACCTAGAGAGGAAGACTCTAAACAGGAACTTGTCCTGGTAGTCGAAGATGACAAAAGTTCCAATAAACTTCTCTCAGTTATTATTAAGGACGCTGGATACAGTGTAGCTACCCTTTATAGCGGAAAAAATGTTTTGAGGGTTGCAAAGAACCTGAAACCCGATATTATTACCCTAGATGTTTTCCTGCCGGACACTAATGGCGGGCTTGTTTTGAAGCAATTGAAGAATGATCCTCACACAGCTTCCATACTTGTGTTTATCATCCCCATGACTAATAACAACGAGCTTGGAATTACACTTGGAGCAACATACTCCTTTACAAAACCGATAAAAAGGGTTGAGCTGGTAAATTCCCTCAAAGAAATTACTGGGAAGTTCCGGTTCGAATTTCCTAAAGTTCTTATCGTGGATGATGATGGATATACTGTAGAACTGCTAAGCTCAATGATTGAGTCCGAAGGTTTTGAGGTTATCAAAGCTTACAGTGGAAGGGAGGGCCTACAAAAGCTTTTCTCAAACCCTCAGCCGGACATACTGATTGTTGACCTCATGATGCCGGAAATCAGTGGGTTTGACCTGATATCCAGCATGAGAGCTGATATACGTACAAAAGATATCCCTCTTATTGTATGCACTTCCAGCGAACTTACCGGGAAGAATCTTGAAGAATTGAACAATGAACTGAAAAGTTACCTTATTTCTATTATGAAAAAGGGCACTTTCGGAAGAAAAGAGTTAATTAATAGAATAGAACAATTAGCTATGCTGAAGAGGCTTAATGATGAAGAAAATCCTTATTGTCGAAGATAA
- a CDS encoding response regulator — MKKILIVEDNPMNMELIMDLLELYGHNITKAEDGIKALERLAEEKFDLILLDIQLPKMDGLEVLDRIKKNPATVDIPVIAVTAHAMKGSEEHFIEMGCVDYVSKPIDIHKFRALIGKYLDESSS; from the coding sequence ATGAAGAAAATCCTTATTGTCGAAGATAATCCAATGAACATGGAACTGATTATGGATCTTCTGGAACTATACGGGCACAATATAACTAAAGCCGAAGATGGAATAAAGGCGCTTGAACGCCTTGCTGAAGAAAAGTTCGATCTTATTCTGCTAGATATACAACTTCCAAAGATGGATGGGCTTGAAGTTCTCGATCGAATTAAGAAGAACCCTGCGACTGTAGATATCCCTGTGATAGCAGTTACGGCCCATGCTATGAAAGGCAGTGAGGAGCATTTCATAGAAATGGGCTGTGTGGACTATGTCTCCAAACCCATTGATATTCACAAATTCAGGGCTTTGATAGGTAAGTATCTGGACGAAAGCTCATCCTGA
- a CDS encoding helix-turn-helix transcriptional regulator, whose translation MKVSLIDLAFLSEKRKDVLLLLEEGPKTGDEIKTALNVNSTSIMPQIKKLKEGRLIVQDERNTYRLSEMGEIVVEKMEPLLNTVRVFEENYDYWTNHDFSAIPEHLLNRIDELGNYFMLEADLNRLFEVPEDFKKNLLESKDVKMFLSYFNPLHVEMYLELAGKGAAVCLILTEPVFDRMKKDYYEDLKYLVESENVQIYVCDKNVTLKNVVTERFCSLVLFDKKGKFDHQRLMSFDESALKWCEELFLHYKDLSTRLEKL comes from the coding sequence ATGAAAGTATCACTTATTGATCTGGCATTTCTTTCAGAAAAAAGGAAAGATGTATTGCTCTTGCTGGAAGAGGGGCCTAAAACAGGAGATGAAATAAAAACGGCTCTCAATGTCAATTCGACATCAATTATGCCCCAGATCAAAAAGTTAAAAGAAGGACGTCTAATAGTACAGGATGAGAGAAATACCTATAGGCTCTCCGAGATGGGAGAGATAGTAGTCGAAAAAATGGAACCTCTACTGAATACTGTAAGAGTTTTTGAGGAGAATTACGATTATTGGACAAATCATGACTTTTCTGCAATTCCCGAACATCTTCTTAACAGGATTGATGAGCTGGGGAACTATTTCATGCTTGAAGCCGACCTTAACCGACTTTTTGAAGTACCTGAAGATTTTAAAAAGAATCTTTTGGAATCAAAAGATGTAAAAATGTTCCTTTCATATTTCAATCCTCTTCACGTTGAGATGTACCTGGAACTTGCAGGAAAAGGAGCTGCAGTATGTCTTATCCTGACAGAACCCGTTTTTGACAGGATGAAAAAGGATTACTACGAAGATCTGAAATATCTTGTGGAATCAGAAAACGTTCAGATATATGTCTGTGACAAAAATGTAACCCTCAAAAACGTGGTGACAGAGCGTTTCTGCTCGCTTGTGCTTTTCGACAAAAAAGGAAAGTTCGACCATCAACGGCTCATGAGTTTTGATGAAAGCGCACTCAAATGGTGTGAAGAACTCTTTTTGCATTATAAAGACCTCTCCACACGACTGGAGAAACTATAA
- a CDS encoding dihydrofolate reductase family protein, with protein MIPKLIIHNSISLDGSTTGFEANLDVHYKLLSGYQPDAIIVGSNTARTGTQFFCEIIPPEEELDFKKPEIQPDDPRAYWLIADSRGILEGLMHVFRRSEYSKDVIVLVSEKTPEGYINYLKERNYDFIRTGADRVNIRHALEVANERYGFELVVSDSGGVLNSILLEHGLVEEISLIITPEIAGRNGTNLFRTLEKSGTRLELLKNQIVEKQYVHLVYQVLKE; from the coding sequence ATGATACCGAAATTAATCATTCACAACAGTATAAGTCTCGATGGCTCCACCACAGGCTTCGAAGCAAATCTTGATGTTCACTATAAACTCCTGAGCGGTTATCAGCCCGATGCCATAATAGTCGGTTCGAACACTGCAAGAACCGGAACCCAGTTTTTCTGTGAAATAATTCCGCCTGAAGAGGAATTGGATTTCAAGAAGCCTGAGATCCAGCCCGATGATCCCAGAGCATACTGGTTGATTGCAGACTCAAGAGGAATCCTTGAAGGATTAATGCACGTTTTCAGGCGTTCCGAGTACAGCAAAGATGTAATCGTCCTCGTCTCGGAAAAGACCCCTGAAGGCTACATCAATTACCTCAAAGAGAGGAACTATGACTTTATCCGGACCGGCGCAGATCGCGTAAATATCAGGCATGCACTGGAAGTTGCAAACGAAAGGTATGGGTTCGAACTTGTAGTTTCGGACAGTGGTGGGGTTCTAAACAGTATATTGCTCGAGCATGGGCTCGTCGAAGAGATCAGCCTGATTATTACACCTGAGATTGCAGGAAGAAACGGGACAAATCTCTTCAGAACCCTGGAGAAAAGTGGTACACGACTTGAACTCTTAAAAAATCAAATTGTAGAAAAGCAGTACGTGCACCTTGTCTACCAAGTTTTGAAAGAATGA
- a CDS encoding ABC transporter ATP-binding protein, translated as MHTVEFQSVSKSFSEKSIVKDISFSMRRGEIFGLLGPNGAGKTTLIRLLLDIIRPDTGEINVFGKLLNPTAKNRIGYLPEERGLYRKTELLDMLVYLAQLKGMPKKQAHLNAESLLKSLDFYQYKNKKVEELSKGMQQQIQFLSAIIHDPELIILDEPFSGLDPVNTKIVKTKILDLRAAGKTVILSTHMMEQAQTLCNRILMLNKGRRVLYGTVEEIRREHGRNSLIVELAEKEDLNAIREISGIKKITESGKLIEIFPEMGINAQILLEELVRRTNILRFEQSLPSLNDIFIETLESALNE; from the coding sequence ATGCATACTGTGGAATTTCAAAGCGTATCAAAGTCCTTCTCAGAAAAGAGCATCGTTAAAGATATTTCGTTTTCAATGAGGCGGGGTGAGATCTTCGGGCTACTTGGTCCAAACGGGGCAGGAAAGACAACACTTATCAGGCTTCTTCTTGACATTATCAGGCCGGACACCGGGGAAATAAATGTCTTTGGGAAACTCCTTAACCCGACTGCAAAGAACAGGATAGGATATCTTCCTGAAGAAAGGGGACTGTACAGAAAAACAGAACTTCTGGATATGCTGGTCTATCTTGCACAACTTAAAGGCATGCCCAAAAAACAGGCTCATTTAAACGCCGAATCCCTGCTTAAATCCCTGGATTTCTATCAATATAAGAACAAAAAAGTTGAAGAACTTTCCAAAGGGATGCAGCAGCAAATTCAGTTTCTTTCTGCGATTATCCATGACCCTGAACTTATAATTCTTGACGAACCCTTTTCAGGGCTCGATCCCGTGAACACGAAGATCGTTAAAACTAAGATCCTGGACCTCAGGGCAGCAGGAAAAACAGTAATCCTTTCCACACACATGATGGAGCAGGCCCAGACCCTCTGCAACAGGATTCTTATGCTCAATAAAGGTAGGAGAGTACTTTACGGCACTGTGGAAGAAATCAGGAGGGAACATGGAAGGAACTCTCTGATTGTAGAGCTTGCAGAAAAAGAAGATTTGAACGCAATTAGGGAAATTTCAGGTATAAAAAAAATAACAGAATCCGGAAAGTTGATTGAAATCTTTCCTGAGATGGGAATAAATGCACAGATCCTGCTTGAAGAACTTGTTCGGAGAACAAACATCCTCCGTTTTGAGCAGTCACTTCCTTCTTTGAATGATATCTTTATTGAGACTCTGGAGAGTGCTCTCAATGAGTAA
- a CDS encoding ABC transporter permease, translating into MSNFPEKTFIIARHEFLKTIKHKEFLFMTFLFPLLLTGISLLPAIISETTPAEDQKVGYIDMTDTFEFPESVRNEGISLRPSEAETSVIEFVKYSEISEARQALQTGLISSYLIIPENFLETGTIELYSLKKEAPVPDIELSAELSDIVITSLLKDKVDELILNRVRDPVNMKFYNVGENGEPSEQRLTEMFASFGLPILTAFLLLFSIFSSSGFLLRGVAEEKENRIIEILLSSATPSEILTGKIAGLGAVGLLQILIWLAAIVFGSGYALPVNIEPFTLLLALIYFVFGFIFFASLMAGIGAITSSLQESQQVAGILTFTAATPLIFMQPLLTNPDSPFSVFLSLFPLTSPVAMLARMGVTVVPLYQILASILILFVSVHGVILLSSRLFRAYLLMYGKRPELREILKNIKAGSK; encoded by the coding sequence ATGAGTAATTTTCCCGAAAAAACTTTCATTATTGCCAGGCACGAGTTCTTGAAGACAATCAAGCATAAAGAATTTCTTTTTATGACTTTCCTCTTTCCTCTCCTACTTACGGGGATCAGTCTCCTTCCAGCAATAATCTCAGAAACGACTCCGGCTGAAGACCAGAAAGTAGGTTATATTGATATGACTGACACCTTCGAATTTCCGGAATCTGTCCGAAATGAAGGTATTTCTCTGAGACCTTCTGAAGCAGAAACCTCAGTTATTGAATTTGTAAAGTACAGTGAAATCTCCGAAGCGAGGCAGGCTTTACAGACGGGCCTGATTTCTTCTTATCTTATTATCCCCGAAAATTTTCTTGAGACCGGGACAATAGAACTGTATAGCCTCAAAAAAGAGGCGCCTGTGCCAGACATTGAACTGTCGGCCGAGCTCTCGGATATTGTTATTACCTCCCTCCTTAAGGACAAAGTTGATGAGCTCATTCTCAACAGAGTTCGGGATCCGGTTAACATGAAGTTTTATAATGTAGGGGAAAATGGAGAACCTTCTGAACAAAGGCTTACCGAAATGTTTGCCAGCTTTGGACTTCCTATTCTTACAGCCTTTCTCCTCCTTTTCAGTATTTTCTCTTCATCCGGATTTCTGCTTCGTGGCGTTGCCGAGGAAAAAGAGAATCGAATAATCGAGATCCTGCTTTCCTCTGCTACCCCTTCCGAAATTCTTACAGGCAAAATCGCAGGCCTTGGTGCAGTCGGTCTCTTGCAGATTCTTATCTGGCTTGCGGCAATAGTGTTCGGAAGTGGGTATGCCCTTCCTGTAAATATCGAGCCTTTTACTCTCTTACTCGCTCTCATCTACTTCGTGTTTGGCTTCATCTTTTTTGCCAGTTTAATGGCAGGAATCGGGGCGATAACGAGTTCTCTTCAGGAGAGCCAGCAAGTTGCAGGAATTTTGACGTTTACAGCCGCAACTCCTCTTATATTCATGCAGCCGCTCCTTACAAATCCAGATAGTCCATTTTCAGTTTTTCTTTCCCTCTTTCCTCTTACCTCGCCAGTAGCCATGCTTGCCAGAATGGGGGTTACTGTTGTGCCTCTTTATCAGATCCTTGCCAGCATATTAATTCTATTCGTCTCGGTTCATGGAGTGATTCTGCTCTCCAGCCGGCTTTTCAGGGCTTACCTGCTGATGTATGGAAAAAGGCCTGAGCTGCGGGAAATCCTGAAAAATATTAAAGCAGGAAGCAAGTGA
- a CDS encoding flavodoxin family protein, translating to MRILVIMGSPRKGNTYRAVKKIEEYMRSMDNVEFEYLMLKDACLSQCRGCYVCLAKGEEYCPFKDGVPLIEQKMHAADGVIFASPVYGMNVSALMKIFVDRFSYIFHRPRFLIKKLFFSPLQALWVLRKFSITLNW from the coding sequence ATGAGGATCCTGGTTATCATGGGAAGCCCGCGAAAAGGCAATACCTATAGAGCGGTAAAGAAAATTGAAGAATACATGCGGTCTATGGACAACGTTGAATTCGAATACCTGATGCTCAAAGATGCATGCCTGTCGCAGTGTCGCGGCTGTTATGTCTGTCTTGCAAAGGGTGAAGAGTATTGTCCATTTAAAGATGGAGTTCCCCTTATCGAACAAAAGATGCATGCCGCCGATGGCGTGATCTTTGCTTCACCTGTTTATGGTATGAATGTTTCTGCACTCATGAAAATCTTTGTTGACCGATTTTCTTATATTTTCCACCGACCCCGTTTTTTGATAAAAAAGCTCTTCTTCTCTCCACTACAGGCGCTGTGGGTCTTAAGGAAGTTCTCGATTACCTTAAACTGGTAG
- a CDS encoding FmdE family protein → MSTLHKNSDEEKHQMGTILEQVTDPELLSQIERVVSFHGFLTSGALIGIQMLNIARRELDIQNGERIYVTCETKSCMPDPFQILAGATIGNNGLKINNLGKMAVTVNKQAPEGVHSIKGIRIILDPEKTKAYPKLHAWYLNTEKFPHVEIVPILLDAGEKVYSWKLVDIEVPVRQKKRIQCCKNCNEMFVQHDNELLCGACTE, encoded by the coding sequence GTGTCTACATTGCATAAAAATTCAGATGAAGAAAAACACCAGATGGGGACAATCCTGGAGCAAGTAACAGACCCTGAGTTGCTTTCCCAAATTGAAAGAGTAGTCTCCTTTCATGGTTTCCTTACCTCTGGGGCATTAATTGGCATTCAGATGCTCAATATTGCAAGGAGGGAGCTCGATATCCAGAATGGGGAGCGTATATACGTGACCTGCGAGACAAAAAGCTGCATGCCTGATCCGTTTCAAATCCTTGCGGGAGCCACCATTGGGAACAACGGATTGAAGATCAATAATCTGGGAAAAATGGCAGTTACGGTAAACAAACAGGCGCCTGAAGGAGTGCACAGCATTAAAGGCATCCGAATAATCCTCGATCCTGAGAAGACTAAAGCCTATCCTAAACTCCATGCCTGGTACCTTAATACTGAAAAATTTCCTCATGTAGAAATTGTGCCTATCCTCCTAGATGCAGGGGAAAAAGTGTATTCCTGGAAACTTGTAGATATAGAAGTTCCAGTCCGGCAGAAAAAGCGTATACAGTGCTGTAAAAATTGCAATGAAATGTTCGTTCAGCATGACAATGAACTGTTGTGCGGCGCATGCACAGAATAA
- a CDS encoding 4Fe-4S binding protein, which translates to MQDDMRLSVFAEKKDKQLVYKPEKCIGCGTCVQACPKGNLSVGAVGAIKRGLLDADFLEVKKSEECLVCGICAKVCPTGALELKQEGKSLTDMSYLFRAMKPTSVNESCVHCGLCEDICPRGCIEIKREISEDGHLKLVGRTHIDLDCCVHCGWCAAVCPVNAISVEKPFEGRWIRDENICQTCHTCVEVCPANAIFNKKAKPGERVEKISHRPDACIYCGACAVSCPVNAIDVRKTAILPNVEKKTVLEKKLLETPVPEALLRTCLETDENACLGCGNCVIVCPVNALNSHELAAGYLNDMDEKTLLEVKNGRISVVDQDCCGADGACALICPVDAIRLVKREVE; encoded by the coding sequence ATGCAAGATGATATGCGATTGTCTGTCTTTGCCGAAAAAAAAGACAAGCAGCTGGTCTACAAGCCTGAAAAATGCATTGGCTGCGGGACCTGCGTACAGGCATGCCCTAAAGGTAATTTGTCTGTGGGAGCTGTGGGAGCTATAAAAAGAGGGTTGCTGGATGCGGATTTCCTCGAAGTAAAGAAAAGTGAAGAGTGCCTTGTCTGTGGGATTTGTGCGAAAGTTTGCCCCACAGGCGCTCTTGAGTTGAAACAGGAAGGAAAATCCCTCACTGACATGTCCTACCTTTTCAGGGCAATGAAACCGACGTCAGTAAATGAAAGCTGCGTCCACTGCGGACTTTGTGAGGATATTTGTCCCAGAGGCTGTATTGAAATAAAACGTGAAATTTCAGAGGATGGACATCTGAAGCTGGTCGGAAGGACCCATATTGATTTGGATTGTTGTGTCCACTGTGGCTGGTGCGCTGCGGTGTGCCCTGTGAATGCAATTTCTGTGGAAAAGCCCTTTGAGGGCCGCTGGATAAGGGATGAGAATATCTGTCAGACCTGCCATACCTGTGTGGAAGTCTGTCCTGCAAATGCCATTTTCAATAAAAAGGCTAAGCCTGGAGAAAGAGTTGAAAAAATAAGTCACCGTCCTGATGCTTGCATTTACTGCGGGGCATGTGCAGTTTCCTGCCCTGTTAACGCAATTGATGTCAGAAAAACTGCAATTCTCCCGAATGTTGAGAAAAAGACAGTTCTTGAGAAAAAGTTGCTTGAAACTCCTGTTCCTGAGGCTCTGCTCCGCACCTGCCTGGAAACGGATGAAAACGCATGTCTGGGCTGTGGGAATTGTGTTATCGTCTGTCCAGTAAATGCTCTCAATAGCCATGAACTTGCTGCAGGGTACCTGAACGATATGGACGAGAAAACCCTTCTTGAGGTTAAGAACGGGAGGATTTCGGTAGTAGACCAGGACTGCTGCGGAGCAGATGGAGCCTGTGCCCTCATATGCCCTGTTGATGCGATCCGGCTTGTAAAAAGAGAGGTGGAATAA
- a CDS encoding formylmethanofuran dehydrogenase subunit A — translation MAGTIAIKNGCVFDPLNEIKGEIMDVFIKDGKVVRELSTAELKDAKVIDASGMTVMPGGVDSHSHVAGAKVNTGRSMRPEDHYKSNLQKTSLTHSGSGYTVPSVYKQGYDYAAMGYTTVFEAAVPPFEARHTHEEMRATPLLDMGGYLVLGNNFFLMRYFRDGDMEKAAAYVAWMMKTHKTYGIKCVNPAGVENWGWGKNISSLDEANIHFEITPREVIKGLTEVNELLGMPMPIHLHANNLGHPGCYAITKDSLKIPDGVKTTQNMDVEWAETKLNPARDRSVYLTHLMFNSFAGTTWADCESGVKDIADYVNNKDHVVIDSGCTPFGEATVMTGDGPAIHDLYTLTGNKWSNTDVEMECGSGVLPFTYLKSNPVHSLQWAMGLECLLLINDTWKTIMTTDSPNGGPFTKYPEVMTWLMSEAFRKQTFSECHKWANDRSELGGVNRELSLYDIAILTRANPAKTIGMVHRKGSLGVGADGDVTVYNINPQQLDANNYETLLKAFRKAEYTVKDGEIVVVKGEVVSLPEKRTYYSEVHVENEREKEMLADVKNWFRYYTLGFANYPTPEKYLENPTPIQVNGER, via the coding sequence ATGGCAGGAACTATTGCAATCAAGAATGGATGTGTCTTTGATCCCCTGAACGAAATAAAAGGAGAAATAATGGATGTTTTTATCAAAGACGGAAAAGTTGTAAGAGAGCTCTCTACGGCCGAACTGAAAGACGCAAAGGTTATTGATGCCTCTGGTATGACGGTTATGCCCGGAGGAGTTGATTCTCACTCTCACGTTGCAGGGGCAAAAGTTAACACCGGCAGGTCGATGCGTCCTGAAGACCATTATAAATCAAATCTCCAGAAGACATCACTCACCCATTCAGGTTCAGGTTACACGGTTCCCTCAGTATACAAACAGGGGTACGATTACGCAGCAATGGGCTATACAACAGTTTTTGAAGCTGCCGTTCCTCCTTTTGAAGCTCGCCACACCCATGAGGAGATGCGTGCAACTCCGCTCCTTGATATGGGGGGATACCTGGTACTAGGAAACAACTTCTTTTTGATGCGCTACTTCAGGGACGGAGACATGGAAAAGGCTGCTGCTTACGTAGCCTGGATGATGAAAACTCACAAAACCTATGGAATAAAGTGTGTCAATCCTGCAGGAGTAGAAAACTGGGGCTGGGGTAAAAATATAAGTTCTCTCGATGAAGCCAATATCCATTTCGAGATTACCCCGAGAGAAGTAATAAAAGGGCTTACTGAGGTAAATGAGCTTCTTGGAATGCCTATGCCTATCCATCTGCATGCAAATAATCTGGGACACCCTGGCTGCTATGCAATTACCAAGGATTCTCTGAAAATTCCTGATGGAGTAAAAACCACACAAAACATGGACGTGGAATGGGCTGAAACCAAACTTAACCCTGCAAGGGACCGTTCTGTATACCTCACTCATCTAATGTTCAACAGTTTTGCAGGCACCACCTGGGCAGACTGCGAGTCCGGAGTAAAAGATATTGCAGATTATGTAAACAACAAAGATCACGTAGTAATCGACAGTGGATGCACTCCTTTTGGGGAAGCAACCGTTATGACGGGTGACGGTCCTGCCATTCACGACCTTTACACGCTTACGGGAAACAAATGGTCTAATACTGATGTTGAGATGGAATGTGGTTCAGGTGTCCTGCCATTCACTTACCTCAAATCCAACCCTGTGCACAGCCTGCAGTGGGCAATGGGGCTTGAATGTCTCCTGCTTATCAACGACACCTGGAAAACAATCATGACTACGGACAGCCCCAATGGCGGGCCGTTTACAAAATACCCTGAAGTTATGACCTGGCTCATGTCCGAAGCTTTCAGGAAACAGACTTTCAGTGAGTGCCATAAATGGGCAAATGACAGGAGTGAACTCGGAGGCGTAAACCGGGAACTTTCCCTCTATGATATTGCGATCCTTACCAGAGCCAATCCTGCAAAGACCATTGGAATGGTGCACAGGAAAGGTTCTCTTGGAGTTGGTGCTGACGGAGACGTTACAGTTTATAACATAAATCCCCAGCAGCTTGATGCAAACAACTACGAAACTCTTCTAAAAGCCTTCAGGAAAGCAGAATACACTGTAAAAGATGGCGAAATAGTGGTTGTAAAAGGAGAGGTTGTGTCCCTGCCTGAAAAGCGGACTTACTATTCTGAAGTACATGTAGAAAACGAGCGGGAAAAGGAAATGCTAGCTGATGTAAAGAACTGGTTCAGGTATTATACTCTGGGCTTTGCTAATTACCCGACTCCAGAGAAATATCTGGAAAATCCAACTCCCATACAGGTTAACGGTGAGAGGTGA
- a CDS encoding formylmethanofuran dehydrogenase subunit C, whose protein sequence is MTEGVLIDKGRIESAGKTGEVVLIPIKEIDIKLEADVITPDSFAGKNAEEIGNLRVWQGPKTYPLSEFFEVIGSGGISAAETLIRIKGDAMRVKRIGEGMSAGKIEIEGSAGMHVGTGMKGGEIVVYGDADSWAGMEMTGGLLHIKGNAGDHVGCAYRGKWHGMKGGRIVIEGSARHQLGGGMDGGEILVEGDVEGFCGIRQNGGLIVVKGKALRGVGAEMAGGTIVIGGKIERFSPGFEYVSMENSVKVGEVELIGEFKKFTGDYAISKRAKGALYVAANTNPEL, encoded by the coding sequence ATGACAGAGGGAGTTCTTATTGATAAAGGCAGGATCGAAAGTGCTGGGAAAACGGGAGAAGTAGTTCTTATTCCTATAAAAGAGATTGACATTAAACTGGAAGCTGATGTTATTACACCTGATTCCTTTGCAGGCAAAAATGCTGAGGAAATCGGAAACCTGCGCGTATGGCAGGGGCCCAAGACTTATCCTCTTTCTGAGTTTTTTGAAGTAATCGGCAGTGGTGGCATTTCCGCAGCTGAAACCCTGATCCGTATAAAAGGCGATGCAATGAGGGTCAAAAGAATCGGAGAAGGCATGAGTGCGGGAAAAATCGAAATTGAAGGGTCTGCAGGCATGCATGTAGGTACCGGGATGAAAGGGGGCGAGATCGTAGTTTACGGAGATGCTGATTCCTGGGCTGGCATGGAAATGACAGGCGGACTTCTGCACATTAAAGGCAATGCCGGAGATCATGTGGGCTGCGCATACAGGGGCAAATGGCACGGCATGAAAGGCGGACGCATTGTTATTGAAGGCTCGGCACGGCACCAGCTCGGAGGCGGCATGGACGGCGGCGAAATTCTGGTAGAAGGTGACGTTGAAGGCTTCTGCGGAATTCGCCAGAATGGAGGACTTATTGTTGTTAAGGGCAAGGCTCTTCGTGGAGTAGGCGCTGAAATGGCAGGTGGAACCATAGTTATCGGAGGCAAAATAGAGCGTTTCTCCCCTGGTTTCGAATATGTTTCCATGGAAAACAGTGTCAAGGTTGGTGAAGTCGAGTTAATAGGTGAATTCAAGAAGTTCACAGGGGATTATGCAATCAGCAAGCGGGCGAAGGGAGCTCTCTACGTGGCTGCAAACACAAACCCGGAACTCTGA
- a CDS encoding molybdopterin dinucleotide binding domain-containing protein has translation MEVLLITGSTIDEGRLAKGGDKFTDDYTKECACCWISPADFVSLCSPDKVKVTSGNGKHSVVVYTRCTDSVQPGQVFMPRAIWSNIVIDPDTLSTGSPLYKGAPVTIEPSEEEVLSAEDVVLKVYIGGQ, from the coding sequence ATGGAAGTATTACTCATTACCGGAAGTACAATTGACGAGGGCAGGCTTGCCAAAGGTGGGGATAAATTCACGGATGACTACACTAAGGAATGTGCATGCTGCTGGATTTCCCCTGCTGATTTTGTATCACTCTGTTCCCCTGATAAAGTGAAAGTAACAAGTGGGAATGGAAAACATTCTGTTGTTGTTTATACCAGATGTACTGATTCAGTCCAGCCAGGACAGGTTTTCATGCCAAGGGCTATCTGGTCGAATATTGTCATTGATCCCGATACCCTTTCTACAGGATCTCCACTCTATAAGGGCGCCCCAGTGACAATTGAGCCCAGTGAAGAAGAAGTTCTTAGTGCCGAAGATGTAGTGTTGAAAGTTTATATCGGAGGGCAGTAA